The genomic segment CTCAACTTTTcgtacatttttttcttcttcctaacTCCTTTGTTGTAGCTATATAGATCAACTTTCATACATGATTTCCTTTTATTGGTTTGGATAAATCACTCAATTTTCCTTTTGTAAATCACTTTTAGCTATGCAGGTCAGTCTCTTACATTAGTTATTAAATGCCTATgccattttttaatatatacctTATCAATGGGTTGTTTCctaacattttcattctttttatggGTTTCAATTTGTATTTCCAGCCTACGTTTTAATGGAGTAAATCCCTCATCCCCCACCCTCCAAAGCATGATAGGAAAGTTTCATATGTGAATGGGATATCACTTTAGTTACTGGGTCTGTGACAGGTGATCTGGAATTCTTGATTAAAATGCCATTCAAGTTTTCACTTGATAAAACATTCAACTCAACTTTTTTCTTATTCTGCAAAGTGGCATTGTATTTAATTTGGGTGTGGCTGGAAGTGTGATCCAACCGGGCATGCTTGAGGTGTGGCCTGGCTAGGAATATTAAGGAGTTTATGCATTCGAAGCAGAGGGAAAATACCAATATTTCCAGGACCACATTCACCacatatatatgttataaaatcAGTAGCCAGTCAGTCACATGGAGTGTTTGGGTGCAATTTTAATTGTTGGCTAGCTTCAGCAGGAATTTTCTCTGTTTTGCCCACTAATATAGGTCCATAGTTTGCTGTATGTTAAGCCACATTAAGTGTGATGTTCATTTCTTGTGCCCTGTAATTAATTGATGTATAAACACAATTAGTTATTTAAAGAAATTCATTGGTGGATAGCCACGTTACGTTTGGTATCGTTAGATATGCTCACcttgtttatattgatataGATACAAAAAAGCatcaaaagaaaacattaaatcaCATTCATGTGAAGCTAGAAAatccaatttttatattttcttttttaatatataataatgtgtCCAATTACCTGATCTTGGAAAATGCTGGGAAATATTCTACTCATCAAAGTTATGTGTCCTGTAGGCTTTAGATGATGAGAAAAAACCAGTAGTTAAAGGAAAACATGGTGATCAGGTTTTTACCCTACCAAAGCAATTGAAGACCGTTAAATCATCAGAGAGTTCCTTGTGTATTGATCAGAAAGAGACAGGACCAATGGCAGAAATTCCACTTTTGAACGAAGTTAGTTTACCAACTAAACGAAGTAGACGGAAGATGAATTTACAGAGAACTTTCTCTGCTAAGGAAAAGTCTTCTGATTCCATATTGAAAAGTCAAGCTAACAAGCACTCTGATTTAAAGGtacaccattttttttaatttaaattgattgtGTGCTTTGATTCTTTGAGGGACTTCAATATTTTGTctaaataatatctttttttataacTTGCAGGAAAAGCTTTCCAGTTGCTTGTCATCTAATATGGTTCGCAGATGGTTTatttttgaatggttttatAGTGCAATTGATTATCCATGGTTTGCCAAAAGGGAATTGATGGAATACTTAAATCATGTTGGACTAGGGAATATCCCAAGGTTAACTCGTGTTGAGTGGAGTGTTGTAAGAGGGTATGAAATTCAGTTAAGGTTATTATGATCTTCTGCTAAACCTTGTGATCAATTTaggatttattttaaatttccgTACTGTACTTGTTTTTGGCAGCTCCCTTGGCAAACCTCGGCGGCTTTCTGAACATTTTCTTCGTGATGAAAGGCAAAAACTTGCAGAGTATCGGGAATCAGTGAGAAAGCATTATGCTGAACTGCGAACTGGCATTAGGGATGGACTTCCAACTGATTTAGCTAGACCATTATGTGTTGGGCAGAGAGTAATTGCTATTCATCCAAAAACAAGAGAGATTCATGATGGTAGCGTGCTTACAGTTGATTATGATAAGTGCAGGATTCAGTTTGACCGTCCTGAATTAGGTGTTGAGTTTGTCATGGTAATGTGATTTCTTATTATCATGCTGCTTTTTGAATGTTATGGCCGTTCTATAGGACATTTCAATCAGTATGTGGCATATTTGTTTTGAGTTTAATTGTGGGGGAAAATTTgcttttactttgtttttccAAAAGCTTTCTTTGGTTGATCCGAAAAAGTCATTGTTTCCTTAAAATAAGTTGAACCATACATGCGTGCTATCGtaataaacaatagaaaaaacTACCTTGTGCTGTAAGGCTCCTGCAATGCAGAGTGTCTAGGGAAAGGTCCCAATGTGTGTGTGTATTAAAGGCAGCCTTGCATTTTTCAATAGGTCGATTTCAAGACAGTCTGTGTTCTACAGGTCACATTTTGGCAACTCCAAATGAAGGAAATTGGTTTggtatttataaaatatataaatggttTTCGTGTGTCACATGCtgtaaataaataaggaaaggcTTTAATTAAAGATTTTTCTTCCAGTTGAATAAATTAGGTTGATATTTTGAagcatgaacttggttctcGTTTTCTTGTTTTTGATGAGTGGATTTTTGGTTCAGGACATTGATTGTATGCCTTTCAATCCATTAGATAATATGCCAGAAGCTCTGAGGAGGCATATTGATGACAGAAAAGGATCTTTTATGCCTATAGAGCCACATATTAATGGAAATTCACATTTTGGGGGGTGCGAAAATCATTCCTCACCTTTGAAGGTACATACTTCATCAAGTGCTTTAGTAATGCATGGAAAGGTTAGATTGCTAAGACGTATCAATGTATTGATATTAAGCCTCAATTGTTActaataaggagtattggtaacaatttcttcaagatttaccaatactccttattggtaacatcAATTTGGTGCTTAcccttttattttatacattcaAATACtgatattataatttaggtTCCATTTGATTCAACTATCTTCATGTAATTTCACTCATTCAAGGAGTTTAACTGTAATAATTGCTACTTGAAAAGTTCAACATTTAATCATCTGTTAACAGATAACTTTATAAcagtgttaaaaatatttaagttaacaGTACATCAAAATTAAGCGCTTAATTTCTTtcattgaaatataaatatatttctgcCCTTTTATCCTGAAATAAAATAAGCTTGAGCAGTTGATGGTAGAGCTTCATAGTTTTTACTTTTGATGATTGGTGCCAGTTATTTTACTATGCCTTTTGAGTAGTGGACAAACATTCACTTATATTCCTGTTGTTCTGTTCTGTTGTTAACTGGACGAATTTACCTGTCCAATACTTTTCcctagttaaaataaaattggctGAAGGAATTCACAATAAAGGGGTTGTAGTGGTTGTTGAATTTTTCATCTGTTTTGCTTGAATTGGGACTCCAGATTTCACCACCAATGGGTGAAACATTGATGCTTGAAACATTTGAACAATAAgcaaaagattttattttttaatttgttgctAATAATGATTTTTCCCAGGCTACGGTTGCTACCATGGATAACTTGTGTGCACAAGCAGGTTGTGTTCAACCATGTAAAGTAACACACCATCAAGCTAGGGAAGCTGACATACATGCACTTTCTGAACTAAAGCGTGCTCTAGATAAAAAGGTTTATACTTTTTGATGTAGACAATTATTAtcaatttgttattttcttaatattaattGTGCTAGTCTATCCTATACCTAAATTTACCTTGCTATGGGTGAACTTGCACCTACTTTTCGGCTGGCTGCTCTTACAGGAGACATTGTTGATGGAGCTTCGAAGTTCAAATAGCGATATATTGGAAAACCAAAATGGCATAGAATGCTTGAACGATTCTGAGGTTTTCAAGAAGCATTATGCCACGGTACTGGTAGAGCTAAAGGAAGCCAGTGGGCAGGCATGTGGCTTCCAATGgattatttctttcattacaACGTTCTGCATTAATCTAGAACCAAATTTTGATTGGTTGTAACTTACAGGTTTCTGATGCAATGTTACAACTGAGGCAGCGCAATACCTACAGAGGAAACTCTCTGCCACCATGGATGAAGCCACAAACAGGTTTTAGTGTTCATGACGATCTTCCCAGTATGTTGGATGGTTCTCTTACACAAGAGTTTGGGTCAACTGTTGTTCAAATTATTAAAGGATCCAGGTCAAGGGCACATGCAATGGTAGATGCTGCATTTAAGGTATGTCCTTTCTATGGAACTTCTGCCACTGCCCATCTccatatttttgtatttattgttaTGAACTTTACATTCAATGGTTTTTGTATAAGTTTTTTCCCCACTATTCTTCATCCAGCATTGCATCACtagttacaaatttaaaaacaatgatTTCTTGTTTGGCTTAGCCACAGATCTTTAAAAGCCATATTTGACGAAAGTCAGATGTAATGGTAGCTCTAGACTGTAGTGAAACATGTTATATAATAGAGCACAGTTCAAGTATTTTCTCGAGCTCTAATTTTTGTGAGAACTTTTGACCCTTTTCGATGCTATAATTCAGGCATTGACTTTGACAAAGGAAGGTGAAGATGGTTTCGTGAAGATTGGGCAAGCTTTGGATTCTATTAATCATCAGCAGTTGGCCTCCAAGTCTAGGTTACCTGTGATCAGGTCTCAAGAGCAAGTGAACGCAAATGGCAGTTTTTATCATGTTAATAATTCAACTTGCAGTGTATCAGAGTCTATAACTAACGATCCATCTGGTGCAAAACTACATAATTATTCTGAGAAATTTGATACTGAACTTCCGTCAGATCTTATCACTTCATGTGTTGCTACATTAATCATGATTCAGGTAATTTCCCCTGGGTTATATTCTGAACTCAATGAGTTCCTTTTTATACTAAGTACTGGCGGCAAATTCAGAATTGTGCATCTAGCATTTGTGTCCGCACCTTACCTTTCAACTAACTAATAAATGTTTATAGTCTCGTTTTTGTTCCCTTTCACTACATTGAGAAACCTACATTGGTTATCTATAGTTGGGAATTACTTGATAAAAAAACTACTACAACACTACTAGAATACCACGTTTTAGTATTTTTCTCCTTATAAACTCTGTTTTGTATTCTTTTCTCtgattattttgtatataattattgatttggCCAAgcttgtttttctctttttctttttttctaatgatttcaaatttattgaaGAAATCTTGCTAACTAAACAGGAATGTTCTTTTGACTTGCAGACTTGTACTGAACGGCAATACCCTCCAGCTGATGTGGCTCAGATATTAGATTCTGCAGTTAGCAGCCTGCATCCATGCTGTCCTCAAAACCTTcctatttatagagaaattcAAATGTGCATGGGAAGAATCAAAACACAGATTTTAGCTTTGATCCCTACTTGATTTGTATCGAATGTAGCTGCTGTACATATATGATCTGAAATATAGTTCAGATCACATACGGGCTCCTTGCCCACTTTCTCATGTCTTTTTATTAAGGTacaataatttcttttactcCACACCAATAGGTCAAATGGTGGTAGTAGAAATCATGCAATTCACTGCCCTGTCTTTTTAATCTTGTGTCAAATGCTggttcttaataaaaaatattcaataaaaattattcattattttgaaaatctacCTTTCTttaagtaattaataaaaaacactgttttttttttctttttttgctaTATGTTTTAGGGGAACATCTTAATCCACAGATAGAAAAGCTAATAAAGCTTCGGTTTGATGATAATTGGGtcttttaaacattttgataTGGTTTATTTTGTAACTGTGGGCCGTGgaggaaaaataaaacttcaattgTCAAATAGACCATTCTTGGAGTTTGACGGTGGGTGGGTATTTAGAAATCATATTACTTTGTTAATtttcacaaaaagaaaagaaaaggaaaaagaaaattttatctataatctatatttatactattgataaaggattttttttaactacttttgtgtacatttttttttcatttatctttaagtgattatttatttcaaacttaAATAACTACTTAGTAAAAAATGttacacattaaataattatctataataaaatgatcaaaaattattattttcaaaattaatttttattacaattatttttgcaatttaattaaaaatatatagaatcAAACAAAACTTTGTATGATATTCAAATGTAATAGAAAATGGTTAAGATATGATATTTACTTTCTACTTTTTACATTGAATGTGATGTTAAAAATTCTTATATGggtttatttatagtttatcTATGTGGAATCGTTTTGATTAATCTCACTTTTGAAAGATCTTATTCTAATTGGAGTTACTTGTAATATTGTTTCGTGCAACATaagttttcttgttttattatGATATGACCGTATTCATTTTCCGGTTCTTCAAAACCACAAATTTGGATAACAGAATTTTGAATGATTTAGATTGATGCATCTTAAATTTTTAGCCACCTTCAAATAACTTTAGTGagataaatgtaatttttttcattatctaATTTGTATGAATTCATCCCAAGTATTTACTTCACTATGgttttttaatccttttaattTCATCTTCATATTGGTTTACGATTAAGAAAAAAAGCTGTCTACTACATACATTAAGAAGTACAATAcacatatttttgctttagatTACTTTATTAAGagctttcaattttttttaatcattcaatctAATAATCCAATTCAACCTAACTTAATGATAATTAAGatgctaaatttaaaaaagaaaagataactTTTGTTAAGATTAACTAGATTGAGTTAAAATTAATAGGTCAATTAAACTTGAATCACTTATAcccataataattttaatgtcattttttaataatttttttatcaatttgagaatcataaaattatttttatagtagTTTATATACACTTAAAAATAGTACGATAAAGATACACAAATATTATCTGAAAATTCAATTCTTAAAAAAGctaaattttttatcataaaaataactaCTTATGTTACTTAACTTTGAGGTATGTTTGAGCAAgcggtttttaaaaaaattttaggAACAaagagtataaataaaaaataaaataatttttccataaactaaaattaatttatacacaaattaaaaataaaaacgtaaagaaattaaataaaaattcactcATTTGAGGTGACTAGCCTTAGCTAACAGCATAGGTTTGTAATCAAAAGTTTTTACACTTGTAaagaaaatttttgttataaaatggATTGATTATCAATATATTTCAACTTTTTAGGAGACAAGTTTTAAAGCTTTTGAACAAAAATAGGATATTGAGAAAACACAATTCATACTAACACTATCGTTTGTTCGGAGtgatattctttattttaatatgaaaatagagTGTCTCCTTAGTTACATTCATAATCtcataaataagtatttttatgaacaaaaaTAGGATATTAGAAGTTTACCCACAGGTTTTATGTAGCCAACTAAAATCGTAAAAGCTGCAGTTTTTTGAGTATGAAGCTGAAATACTTTTGAAAAGTTtcatttataaactttttactATATTACAGatatttttttcagaaaaaaatgtaagaatttagaaaaaaagtataGTTAAAGAAGGAATCATGAAAGTGAGAAAGCAATTGCCTAGTTTCAATTACCAACTGCACATTtaccttaaaaaaaattgcaccAAAGTAACATGCATATAATTTGTGCTaaatattagagaaaaaataatacaacTGAGTTTGAGGGTTTCTTTGAAGAGAATGACTTCAGAGAGAAAAGCATGAATgagaaacaataaaaattaagatataagTGTATTTTAGAAGAATGACTGATATATTCACCCATTAAAATTCCTAACAGATAAATTGGATTAAATTTTTTCAAGAAGTATTAATGGATCATAAATAGATTGACAAATTATTTCCTTTATCTATCATTACTCCATTTCATCAGGCAAGTTGTATGTATGGAAAAGACAAATTCATAGCAACATGAAGCCATGAACTCAGCAGTCATAATAAAAATCTGGAATGataataccttttttttttcggtTCCTCCTTGATTTATGTTAGCACAGGACACAAACAAAGCATTTGTGCCGGCACGAAGGAGAAAATCATGACACCGTCATGTTGTTTAAAGGATAAATAACTAATCCCTCAATTTACAGTACTTTTCTCTCAACAATTTCTATCCTATATATAAAACCAAGCGGGTCACAATGGCAGGGGCATAAATAACtcattaaataaatagttttcaTAGAACAATTACTTTCCAGGGCTAGCACTGCAATTCCCTTTATGCAACTAGCAGCATAACAATAATCTGAATATGTCACTAATAGAAATGATACCTTCCACACGTCTGGTACCCGCCTCCACAACCACAAGTCTTCTAACACCTGTAAGAGAAGATAATTggtgattttttctttttctggctCACCCCTCATGAAGAAAAGGGGAGGGGATTGTCAGTTTAGAAGAACTACCAGGTTTTGTCAAGCGCTCCATCACTTTGTGTAATGAGTCAGATCTCAAACACATATGACATCTCGGCCCATTGCGCAGCCCGCAAGGAAAACCTGCATCTCGTCCCAAAAGCAATGCCTGCAACCATAAAGTGCAATTTATACAAGTTGATGATACCACTATTTAGTAAGCATTTGTTGTGGACcgaatttaaaaggaaaaattttataaaaactagtTTGAAAACGATCGAAACCATAGaggaataataatttatttaacctAAATAAAAGTAACATGCTCCCCAGACAACGAGATGTGATCAAGTTTTACATGAATAAAACCCTGCATGAGtaacaaacaaaacacactGCATCTACACTAGACAAGCACATCCTGCAGTGAGGGTATCATTACAGGCCTCTATATATGAGCATGCAATACTTGCATACTATTCTCTCGTGCACTGCAGAATGTGGCTCTCTACCAGAAAGAGGGGGAGGGGAAGAATAATTGAAGTAATAAGATATATATGGCTTTCATGTGTACAAATATTTGGATGGGTGACCTCAATGTTTATACTATGGGATGGGTGCTTGGTAGAAGAGAGGATGGGAAGAAGGAAACGAGTGAAAATTTATGAAGGgcaaaactttttcttttgcgCATCTTCATCACCAAATAAGCATACTCTCAAATAAGCCGAAGCTAGAGTCCAATCTGTCCAAGATGAGTCTAAACCTCAAGTATATTTTCAATACAAGAATGCTCAACTAAACAACATTCATGCTGACTCAGTCTCAAGTAGAAGTGGCATATTTCCGTTATATGGTTCAGGTTCAAATACCACAAGACACGTGTGCAACTCGTGTTTAGgaggaaagaaaaacacataacagatacatttcattaaaatatgaTCACTGCTAGGGGGTTAGGAATGATTCATTTTTAGTTGTAGAGGACTAAAGGCTGCAGTCACCTTTGCATGTAAGCAGTTCAGTCATCAAAACAGAAGACCACATTATTGATCAGctttcaatacaaaaaaaatacaatatttcaGGATAAGTTACCAATAGAGTCACACGaatttagagagagagagatgaatTACCTGATGGATACTAAACCCATCCAGATCTATCCTTGCATACATTTTATCTCTAGCCAACGCAATAATATCTCTGAGAAGAAAATATCAATACAAATCacatatatacttatttttatgaaGCATCTCcttttaactataaaaataagaatcacTCA from the Vigna angularis cultivar LongXiaoDou No.4 chromosome 3, ASM1680809v1, whole genome shotgun sequence genome contains:
- the LOC108345699 gene encoding protein ALWAYS EARLY 2 isoform X2; the encoded protein is MRGGSMAPTRKSRSVNKRISSTNDSPEKDGVNPNKNKQRKKKLTDKLGSQWSKEELERFYEAYRMYGKDWKKVAGVVRNRTTEMVEALYNMNRAYLSLPEGTASVVGLIAMMTDHYNVLEESDSEMESNDALGSRKFVKRKREKVQLSVSKDQSHSIAASDGCLSLLKKRRLDGMVPHAVGKRTPRVPVSYSYKKEYTENYVSPYRRSLKSTTDANDDEVAHVVALALTEAAQRGGGSPQVSQSPCRRADQKPSPVLRWERKQLSETARAKLHNLSVDEELLDGSIESRGADNGEYARDNSSLIDMEGTGTVEVLQKGGKFYRKKERVKNVGNHQLDDGGEACSGTEEGLSCSLKEMVDIEVTNEKLEKFSPKGGRKRNKKLFFGDETPALNALQTLADLSLMMPISTVDSESSIQLKGDRISADKDGKSALPEATLTSHKRHKLKHSVVPEIEVSTSKKSKLGKESTKDTNVLSESKEQLPFADATWKRKRKSVVSKVANAKLDSCPSGPLKDEALDDEKKPVVKGKHGDQVFTLPKQLKTVKSSESSLCIDQKETGPMAEIPLLNEVSLPTKRSRRKMNLQRTFSAKEKSSDSILKSQANKHSDLKEKLSSCLSSNMVRRWFIFEWFYSAIDYPWFAKRELMEYLNHVGLGNIPRLTRVEWSVVRGSLGKPRRLSEHFLRDERQKLAEYRESVRKHYAELRTGIRDGLPTDLARPLCVGQRVIAIHPKTREIHDGSVLTVDYDKCRIQFDRPELGVEFVMDIDCMPFNPLDNMPEALRRHIDDRKGSFMPIEPHINGNSHFGGCENHSSPLKATVATMDNLCAQAGCVQPCKVTHHQAREADIHALSELKRALDKKETLLMELRSSNSDILENQNGIECLNDSEVFKKHYATVLVELKEASGQVSDAMLQLRQRNTYRGNSLPPWMKPQTGFSVHDDLPSMLDGSLTQEFGSTVVQIIKGSRSRAHAMVDAAFKALTLTKEGEDGFVKIGQALDSINHQQLASKSRLPVIRSQEQVNANGSFYHVNNSTCSVSESITNDPSGAKLHNYSEKFDTELPSDLITSCVATLIMIQTCTERQYPPADVAQILDSAVSSLHPCCPQNLPIYREIQMCMGRIKTQILALIPT
- the LOC108345699 gene encoding protein ALWAYS EARLY 2 isoform X4 encodes the protein MAPTRKSRSVNKRISSTNDSPEKDGVNPNKNKQRKKKLTDKLGSQWSKEELERFYEAYRMYGKDWKKVAGVVRNRTTEMVEALYNMNRAYLSLPEGTASVVGLIAMMTDHYNVLEESDSEMESNDALGSRKFVKRKREKVQLSVSKDQSHSIAASDGCLSLLKKRRLDGMVPHAVGKRTPRVPVSYSYKKEYTENYVSPYRRSLKSTTDANDDEVAHVVALALTEAAQRGGGSPQVSQSPCRRADQKPSPVLRWERKQQLSETARAKLHNLSVDEELLDGSIESRGADNGEYARDNSSLIDMEGTGTVEVLQKGGKFYRKKERVKNVGNHQLDDGGEACSGTEEGLSCSLKEMVDIEVTNEKLEKFSPKGGRKRNKKLFFGDETPALNALQTLADLSLMMPISTVDSESSIQLKGDRISADKDGKSALPEATLTSHKRHKLKHSVVPEIEVSTSKKSKLGKESTKDTNVLSESKEQLPFADATWKRKRKSVVSKVANAKLDSCPSGPLKDEALDDEKKPVVKGKHGDQVFTLPKQLKTVKSSESSLCIDQKETGPMAEIPLLNEVSLPTKRSRRKMNLQRTFSAKEKSSDSILKSQANKHSDLKEKLSSCLSSNMVRRWFIFEWFYSAIDYPWFAKRELMEYLNHVGLGNIPRLTRVEWSVVRGSLGKPRRLSEHFLRDERQKLAEYRESVRKHYAELRTGIRDGLPTDLARPLCVGQRVIAIHPKTREIHDGSVLTVDYDKCRIQFDRPELGVEFVMDIDCMPFNPLDNMPEALRRHIDDRKGSFMPIEPHINGNSHFGGCENHSSPLKATVATMDNLCAQAGCVQPCKVTHHQAREADIHALSELKRALDKKETLLMELRSSNSDILENQNGIECLNDSEVFKKHYATVLVELKEASGQVSDAMLQLRQRNTYRGNSLPPWMKPQTGFSVHDDLPSMLDGSLTQEFGSTVVQIIKGSRSRAHAMVDAAFKALTLTKEGEDGFVKIGQALDSINHQQLASKSRLPVIRSQEQVNANGSFYHVNNSTCSVSESITNDPSGAKLHNYSEKFDTELPSDLITSCVATLIMIQTCTERQYPPADVAQILDSAVSSLHPCCPQNLPIYREIQMCMGRIKTQILALIPT
- the LOC108345699 gene encoding protein ALWAYS EARLY 2 isoform X5, with protein sequence MAPTRKSRSVNKRISSTNDSPEKDGVNPNKNKQRKKLTDKLGSQWSKEELERFYEAYRMYGKDWKKVAGVVRNRTTEMVEALYNMNRAYLSLPEGTASVVGLIAMMTDHYNVLEESDSEMESNDALGSRKFVKRKREKVQLSVSKDQSHSIAASDGCLSLLKKRRLDGMVPHAVGKRTPRVPVSYSYKKEYTENYVSPYRRSLKSTTDANDDEVAHVVALALTEAAQRGGGSPQVSQSPCRRADQKPSPVLRWERKQQLSETARAKLHNLSVDEELLDGSIESRGADNGEYARDNSSLIDMEGTGTVEVLQKGGKFYRKKERVKNVGNHQLDDGGEACSGTEEGLSCSLKEMVDIEVTNEKLEKFSPKGGRKRNKKLFFGDETPALNALQTLADLSLMMPISTVDSESSIQLKGDRISADKDGKSALPEATLTSHKRHKLKHSVVPEIEVSTSKKSKLGKESTKDTNVLSESKEQLPFADATWKRKRKSVVSKVANAKLDSCPSGPLKDEALDDEKKPVVKGKHGDQVFTLPKQLKTVKSSESSLCIDQKETGPMAEIPLLNEVSLPTKRSRRKMNLQRTFSAKEKSSDSILKSQANKHSDLKEKLSSCLSSNMVRRWFIFEWFYSAIDYPWFAKRELMEYLNHVGLGNIPRLTRVEWSVVRGSLGKPRRLSEHFLRDERQKLAEYRESVRKHYAELRTGIRDGLPTDLARPLCVGQRVIAIHPKTREIHDGSVLTVDYDKCRIQFDRPELGVEFVMDIDCMPFNPLDNMPEALRRHIDDRKGSFMPIEPHINGNSHFGGCENHSSPLKATVATMDNLCAQAGCVQPCKVTHHQAREADIHALSELKRALDKKETLLMELRSSNSDILENQNGIECLNDSEVFKKHYATVLVELKEASGQVSDAMLQLRQRNTYRGNSLPPWMKPQTGFSVHDDLPSMLDGSLTQEFGSTVVQIIKGSRSRAHAMVDAAFKALTLTKEGEDGFVKIGQALDSINHQQLASKSRLPVIRSQEQVNANGSFYHVNNSTCSVSESITNDPSGAKLHNYSEKFDTELPSDLITSCVATLIMIQTCTERQYPPADVAQILDSAVSSLHPCCPQNLPIYREIQMCMGRIKTQILALIPT
- the LOC108345699 gene encoding protein ALWAYS EARLY 2 isoform X1, translating into MRGGSMAPTRKSRSVNKRISSTNDSPEKDGVNPNKNKQRKKKLTDKLGSQWSKEELERFYEAYRMYGKDWKKVAGVVRNRTTEMVEALYNMNRAYLSLPEGTASVVGLIAMMTDHYNVLEESDSEMESNDALGSRKFVKRKREKVQLSVSKDQSHSIAASDGCLSLLKKRRLDGMVPHAVGKRTPRVPVSYSYKKEYTENYVSPYRRSLKSTTDANDDEVAHVVALALTEAAQRGGGSPQVSQSPCRRADQKPSPVLRWERKQQLSETARAKLHNLSVDEELLDGSIESRGADNGEYARDNSSLIDMEGTGTVEVLQKGGKFYRKKERVKNVGNHQLDDGGEACSGTEEGLSCSLKEMVDIEVTNEKLEKFSPKGGRKRNKKLFFGDETPALNALQTLADLSLMMPISTVDSESSIQLKGDRISADKDGKSALPEATLTSHKRHKLKHSVVPEIEVSTSKKSKLGKESTKDTNVLSESKEQLPFADATWKRKRKSVVSKVANAKLDSCPSGPLKDEALDDEKKPVVKGKHGDQVFTLPKQLKTVKSSESSLCIDQKETGPMAEIPLLNEVSLPTKRSRRKMNLQRTFSAKEKSSDSILKSQANKHSDLKEKLSSCLSSNMVRRWFIFEWFYSAIDYPWFAKRELMEYLNHVGLGNIPRLTRVEWSVVRGSLGKPRRLSEHFLRDERQKLAEYRESVRKHYAELRTGIRDGLPTDLARPLCVGQRVIAIHPKTREIHDGSVLTVDYDKCRIQFDRPELGVEFVMDIDCMPFNPLDNMPEALRRHIDDRKGSFMPIEPHINGNSHFGGCENHSSPLKATVATMDNLCAQAGCVQPCKVTHHQAREADIHALSELKRALDKKETLLMELRSSNSDILENQNGIECLNDSEVFKKHYATVLVELKEASGQVSDAMLQLRQRNTYRGNSLPPWMKPQTGFSVHDDLPSMLDGSLTQEFGSTVVQIIKGSRSRAHAMVDAAFKALTLTKEGEDGFVKIGQALDSINHQQLASKSRLPVIRSQEQVNANGSFYHVNNSTCSVSESITNDPSGAKLHNYSEKFDTELPSDLITSCVATLIMIQTCTERQYPPADVAQILDSAVSSLHPCCPQNLPIYREIQMCMGRIKTQILALIPT
- the LOC108345699 gene encoding protein ALWAYS EARLY 2 isoform X3 — translated: MRGGSMAPTRKSRSVNKRISSTNDSPEKDGVNPNKNKQRKKLTDKLGSQWSKEELERFYEAYRMYGKDWKKVAGVVRNRTTEMVEALYNMNRAYLSLPEGTASVVGLIAMMTDHYNVLEESDSEMESNDALGSRKFVKRKREKVQLSVSKDQSHSIAASDGCLSLLKKRRLDGMVPHAVGKRTPRVPVSYSYKKEYTENYVSPYRRSLKSTTDANDDEVAHVVALALTEAAQRGGGSPQVSQSPCRRADQKPSPVLRWERKQQLSETARAKLHNLSVDEELLDGSIESRGADNGEYARDNSSLIDMEGTGTVEVLQKGGKFYRKKERVKNVGNHQLDDGGEACSGTEEGLSCSLKEMVDIEVTNEKLEKFSPKGGRKRNKKLFFGDETPALNALQTLADLSLMMPISTVDSESSIQLKGDRISADKDGKSALPEATLTSHKRHKLKHSVVPEIEVSTSKKSKLGKESTKDTNVLSESKEQLPFADATWKRKRKSVVSKVANAKLDSCPSGPLKDEALDDEKKPVVKGKHGDQVFTLPKQLKTVKSSESSLCIDQKETGPMAEIPLLNEVSLPTKRSRRKMNLQRTFSAKEKSSDSILKSQANKHSDLKEKLSSCLSSNMVRRWFIFEWFYSAIDYPWFAKRELMEYLNHVGLGNIPRLTRVEWSVVRGSLGKPRRLSEHFLRDERQKLAEYRESVRKHYAELRTGIRDGLPTDLARPLCVGQRVIAIHPKTREIHDGSVLTVDYDKCRIQFDRPELGVEFVMDIDCMPFNPLDNMPEALRRHIDDRKGSFMPIEPHINGNSHFGGCENHSSPLKATVATMDNLCAQAGCVQPCKVTHHQAREADIHALSELKRALDKKETLLMELRSSNSDILENQNGIECLNDSEVFKKHYATVLVELKEASGQVSDAMLQLRQRNTYRGNSLPPWMKPQTGFSVHDDLPSMLDGSLTQEFGSTVVQIIKGSRSRAHAMVDAAFKALTLTKEGEDGFVKIGQALDSINHQQLASKSRLPVIRSQEQVNANGSFYHVNNSTCSVSESITNDPSGAKLHNYSEKFDTELPSDLITSCVATLIMIQTCTERQYPPADVAQILDSAVSSLHPCCPQNLPIYREIQMCMGRIKTQILALIPT